Proteins found in one Labrenzia sp. VG12 genomic segment:
- the ttcA gene encoding tRNA 2-thiocytidine(32) synthetase TtcA yields the protein MNDIADTADTDVPALLRNAPSSVEFKKLRKRLLRQTREAIGDFGMVSAQATQENKPKWLVCLSGGKDSYTLLAVLIELKWRGLLPVDLIACNLDQAQPGFPTDVLPKFFEDNGIEHLIIREDTYSIVTDKIPEHRTYCSLCSRLRRGILYRVAREQGCEAIVLGHHREDILETFFMNLFHGGRLASMPPKLINDEGDLLVLRPLAYAAESDIAKFSNGMQFPIIPCNLCGSQDGLQREEVKRMLQGWEKANPGRLGVMARALGHTRPSHLLDRSLYDFVNLRPAEGQGKEESGEAEEPCGASLAMTAKLFAAE from the coding sequence ATGAACGACATTGCCGATACCGCCGACACGGATGTGCCGGCGCTCCTGCGAAACGCACCTTCAAGCGTGGAGTTCAAGAAGCTGCGCAAGCGGCTTCTGCGGCAGACGCGCGAGGCGATCGGCGACTTCGGCATGGTGTCTGCGCAGGCAACGCAGGAGAACAAGCCGAAATGGCTTGTGTGCCTGTCCGGTGGCAAGGACAGCTACACGCTGCTGGCGGTTCTGATCGAGCTGAAATGGCGCGGCCTGCTGCCGGTTGACCTCATTGCCTGCAATCTGGATCAGGCCCAGCCGGGGTTTCCGACCGATGTCCTGCCGAAATTCTTTGAAGACAACGGCATTGAACACCTGATCATCCGCGAGGACACCTATTCGATCGTCACGGACAAGATCCCCGAGCATCGCACCTATTGCTCGCTGTGCTCGCGCCTGCGTCGGGGCATTCTTTACCGGGTGGCGCGGGAGCAGGGCTGTGAGGCCATCGTGCTGGGCCATCACAGGGAAGATATTCTTGAAACCTTCTTCATGAATCTCTTCCATGGCGGCCGTCTTGCCTCCATGCCGCCGAAACTGATCAACGACGAGGGGGATCTTCTCGTTCTGCGCCCGCTGGCCTATGCGGCTGAGAGCGACATTGCCAAGTTCTCAAATGGCATGCAGTTCCCGATCATCCCGTGCAATCTCTGCGGCTCGCAGGACGGTCTGCAGCGGGAAGAAGTCAAGCGCATGCTGCAGGGCTGGGAGAAAGCCAATCCCGGCCGGCTCGGCGTGATGGCGAGGGCTTTGGGCCACACACGGCCGTCGCATCTGCTCGATCGGTCGCTCTATGACTTCGTCAACCTGCGTCCGGCGGAGGGGCAGGGCAAGGAAGAAAGCGGCGAGGCTGAGGAACCCTGCGGCGCAAGCCTCGCCATGACCGCCAAGCTGTTTGCTGCGGAGTAA
- a CDS encoding NAD(P)-dependent oxidoreductase yields MRVGFIGLGNVGGKLAGSILRNGFELTVLDLNPLLVESFVARGATRGDSPKQLAESCDVVITCLPSPAACAAVVEGENGILEGIGPGRIWAEMSTTDAAETRRLAELVIARGAEAIECPVSGGCHRAATGNIAIFAGCARPTFEKALPFLTVLGRRVLHTGDIGSASILKVVTNYLATANLVALAEALTTCKAAGMDLNTSYEAIRISSGNSFVHETESQVILNGSRDISFTMDLVAKDIGLFQKIAEDNDVPLELSPLLNRIFADGIERYGPRELSPNIIKRLEDATSLNVLAPGFPAEMLDDEPEESGYEVVPHRGEPASNKREAAGG; encoded by the coding sequence ATGCGTGTCGGTTTCATCGGTCTTGGCAATGTCGGCGGCAAACTTGCCGGCAGCATCCTGCGTAACGGTTTCGAGCTCACCGTGCTCGACCTCAACCCGCTGCTGGTGGAGAGTTTTGTCGCCAGGGGCGCAACACGCGGCGACAGTCCGAAACAGTTGGCGGAAAGCTGCGATGTTGTCATCACCTGCCTGCCGAGCCCGGCGGCGTGTGCTGCCGTGGTCGAAGGCGAAAACGGCATCCTTGAAGGGATCGGCCCGGGCAGGATCTGGGCGGAGATGTCGACGACCGACGCGGCTGAGACCAGGCGTCTGGCAGAGCTCGTGATCGCCAGGGGGGCGGAGGCGATCGAATGTCCGGTTTCCGGTGGATGCCACCGCGCGGCGACCGGCAACATCGCGATCTTTGCCGGCTGCGCGCGGCCCACCTTTGAAAAGGCACTGCCGTTCCTGACCGTGCTCGGCCGGCGCGTGCTGCATACCGGCGACATCGGATCGGCCTCGATCCTGAAAGTGGTGACCAACTACCTGGCAACGGCCAATCTCGTCGCCCTTGCGGAGGCGCTGACCACCTGCAAGGCCGCCGGCATGGATCTGAACACCTCTTATGAGGCGATCCGGATTTCCTCGGGCAATTCCTTTGTGCACGAGACGGAGAGCCAGGTCATCCTGAACGGCTCGCGCGACATCTCCTTCACCATGGACCTGGTGGCCAAGGATATCGGTCTCTTTCAGAAGATCGCCGAGGACAATGACGTGCCTTTGGAACTGTCGCCCCTGCTGAACCGGATCTTTGCCGATGGCATCGAGCGGTATGGCCCGAGGGAGCTCTCGCCGAACATCATCAAACGGCTTGAAGACGCAACCAGCCTCAATGTGCTTGCGCCCGGTTTTCCCGCTGAAATGCTTGACGACGAGCCGGAAGAATCCGGCTATGAAGTTGTGCCCCATCGGGGTGAACCGGCGTCAAACAAACGGGAAGCGGCAGGCGGATGA
- a CDS encoding LysM peptidoglycan-binding domain-containing protein has translation MTVTLDIQQPQPFDLVGPRILIAGNATAFEGTLSVRVSEGHDEYTSFIQVGSLGLRQFQGFIDIPDTNSFELTRLFLTLVDDSGNENGPSVVIPILFGPRILSGYRGWQPYTVRPGDTLTKIAQQHYGNTIYQPIFEANQHLLSNPNLIFPGQVLRIPRNDI, from the coding sequence ATGACCGTGACACTCGACATTCAGCAGCCGCAGCCCTTCGATCTCGTTGGCCCAAGGATCTTGATCGCGGGCAATGCAACAGCCTTTGAAGGCACGCTCAGTGTCCGCGTTTCCGAAGGTCACGACGAATATACGTCGTTTATCCAGGTCGGCTCCCTGGGCCTGCGGCAGTTTCAGGGTTTCATCGACATTCCGGACACCAACAGCTTCGAATTGACCCGCCTCTTTCTGACCCTGGTGGATGACAGCGGCAATGAGAACGGGCCCTCCGTCGTGATCCCGATCCTCTTTGGCCCCAGGATCCTGTCCGGTTATCGCGGCTGGCAGCCCTATACCGTCAGGCCCGGCGACACTTTGACGAAGATTGCGCAACAACACTACGGCAACACGATCTATCAGCCGATCTTTGAAGCCAATCAGCATCTGCTGAGCAATCCCAACCTGATCTTTCCGGGCCAGGTGCTGCGCATTCCGCGCAATGACATCTGA
- the rpsD gene encoding 30S ribosomal protein S4, translating into MSKRHSVKYKIDRRMGENIWGRPKSPANKREYGPGQHGQRRKGKLSDFGIQLRAKQKLKGYYGNISEKQFRKVYAEASRLKGDTSENLIGLLERRLDAVIYRAKFVPTVFAARQFINHGHIKVNGKRVNIPSYQLRPGDVIEVREKSKQLALVLEAVQSAERDVPDYVDVDHNKMTATYARIPGFSDVPYPVQMEPNLVVEFYSR; encoded by the coding sequence ATGTCGAAGCGCCATAGCGTTAAGTACAAAATCGACCGCCGGATGGGCGAAAACATCTGGGGTCGTCCGAAGAGCCCGGCCAACAAGCGTGAATACGGCCCGGGTCAGCACGGCCAGCGCCGCAAGGGCAAACTGTCCGACTTCGGTATTCAGCTCCGCGCCAAGCAGAAGCTGAAAGGCTACTACGGCAACATTTCCGAGAAGCAGTTCCGCAAGGTTTACGCTGAAGCGTCCCGTCTGAAAGGCGATACGTCTGAAAACCTGATCGGTCTGCTGGAGCGTCGCCTCGACGCCGTCATCTACCGTGCCAAGTTCGTTCCGACCGTGTTTGCTGCCCGTCAGTTCATCAACCACGGCCACATCAAGGTCAACGGCAAGCGCGTCAACATCCCGAGCTACCAGCTGCGCCCGGGTGACGTGATCGAAGTCCGCGAAAAGTCCAAGCAGCTCGCCCTGGTTCTGGAAGCTGTCCAGTCCGCAGAGCGTGACGTGCCGGATTATGTCGACGTCGACCACAACAAGATGACCGCGACCTACGCGCGCATTCCGGGTTTCTCCGATGTACCTTATCCGGTGCAGATGGAACCGAACCTGGTCGTCGAATTCTATTCGCGCTAA
- a CDS encoding HAD-IA family hydrolase, which yields MVHLDRTYSAVLFDMDGTLLDSSAVVERVMTDWAVQNGVDPKALLAVCQGRRTIDTIRDFATADMDCEAEAARLEAAEVSDVRGIIAVPGAANLLDRLPPDRWAIVTSAGRDLATRRLTAVGLPIPEVFVTAEDIQQGKPDPSGYLLAVERLNVRAEACLVFEDAPAGIEAGLRAGCDVIAIDFARPEVAAHVCPRVSDFREITFNLS from the coding sequence ATGGTGCATCTGGATCGGACGTATTCGGCGGTTCTGTTCGATATGGACGGCACGCTCCTGGATTCCAGCGCCGTCGTTGAGCGCGTGATGACGGATTGGGCCGTTCAGAACGGTGTCGATCCCAAGGCTCTACTCGCCGTTTGCCAGGGCCGACGGACAATCGACACGATCCGCGACTTTGCAACAGCAGACATGGACTGTGAAGCGGAGGCCGCAAGACTTGAGGCGGCAGAGGTCTCGGATGTGCGCGGTATCATCGCCGTCCCGGGCGCCGCCAATCTGCTGGACCGGTTGCCTCCCGACCGGTGGGCCATCGTGACATCCGCGGGACGAGATCTCGCGACGCGGCGCCTGACAGCCGTCGGTTTGCCAATTCCGGAAGTGTTCGTGACGGCGGAAGATATCCAACAGGGCAAGCCGGACCCTTCCGGCTATCTCCTGGCCGTGGAACGGCTGAATGTGCGTGCCGAAGCGTGTCTGGTTTTCGAAGACGCCCCTGCCGGGATCGAGGCTGGCCTGAGGGCAGGCTGTGACGTCATTGCCATCGATTTTGCGCGTCCCGAGGTTGCAGCGCACGTCTGTCCGCGGGTTTCGGACTTCCGGGAGATCACATTCAATTTGAGCTGA
- a CDS encoding LysR substrate-binding domain-containing protein: MSSLPNMQWLRSFEAASRLGSFTAAGAELGLTQAAVSNHVSSLENQLGHQLLERTTRKVDLTASGRAYLPSVRKALQDLAAATNSLFGTRSSGTVTLRAPISEAALIIAPALPALQRRHPGLSIRLLSAIWADTMLETGIDIEIRLGTGSWPGAKSEALGAETILPVCHPDLGKQLRQPEDLLGQPWINILGFDDHWPNFLETAGLKAPDQRRGITVDTSLAAVELAASGGGVALLLGKVARQLATSGRLAIPFNIPLPSARTHHLLHRDSARPARPAVQTVEGWLREIFA; encoded by the coding sequence ATGTCCTCCCTCCCCAATATGCAGTGGTTGCGAAGCTTCGAGGCGGCCAGCCGGCTGGGCAGCTTCACCGCGGCCGGTGCGGAGCTTGGCCTGACCCAGGCCGCCGTCAGCAACCATGTCAGCTCCCTGGAAAACCAGCTCGGCCACCAGCTTCTGGAACGCACCACGCGCAAAGTCGATCTCACCGCAAGCGGGCGCGCCTATTTACCGTCCGTGCGCAAGGCCTTGCAGGACCTTGCCGCAGCCACCAACTCTCTCTTCGGCACCAGGTCATCCGGCACGGTCACCCTCCGCGCTCCGATCTCCGAGGCGGCCCTGATCATCGCTCCTGCCCTGCCTGCCCTTCAGCGCCGGCACCCGGGTCTTTCCATCCGGCTTCTCTCCGCCATCTGGGCGGACACCATGCTGGAAACGGGGATCGATATTGAGATCCGGTTGGGTACAGGCAGCTGGCCGGGTGCGAAATCCGAAGCCCTCGGCGCGGAAACCATTCTGCCCGTCTGCCATCCGGACCTTGGAAAGCAACTGCGACAACCGGAAGACCTTCTCGGCCAGCCCTGGATCAACATTCTGGGCTTTGACGATCACTGGCCGAATTTCCTCGAGACTGCCGGTTTGAAAGCCCCGGACCAGCGCCGTGGCATCACGGTCGACACATCTCTTGCGGCGGTTGAACTGGCAGCGTCCGGCGGCGGTGTCGCCCTGCTCCTGGGCAAGGTCGCGCGGCAGCTGGCAACAAGCGGCCGGTTAGCGATCCCGTTCAACATCCCCCTGCCCTCGGCACGAACACATCATCTGCTTCACCGTGACAGCGCACGCCCGGCAAGACCGGCGGTTCAAACGGTCGAAGGCTGGTTGAGGGAGATTTTCGCCTAA